From Vigna radiata var. radiata cultivar VC1973A unplaced genomic scaffold, Vradiata_ver6 scaffold_281, whole genome shotgun sequence, a single genomic window includes:
- the LOC106779438 gene encoding AT-hook motif nuclear-localized protein 22: MDPVAAQGRPLPPPFLTRDLHLHPHHQFQPHHNHQNTEDEAANGRGQKRDRDENAGAGGGSSTPPHAGGEGQEPGSGDGGGSEMARRPRGRPAGSKNKPKPPIIITRDSANALRSHVMEIANGCDIMESVTAFARRRQRGVCVLSGSGTVTNVTLRQPASPGAVVTLHGRFEILSLSGSFLPPPAPPAASGLAIYLAGGQGQVVGGSVVGPLVASGPVVIMAASFGNAAYERLPLEEEEAPVPVPGTGGLGSPGIAGTQQQSQSQQQQQPQQLVGDPNSSSLFHGVPQNLLNSVQLPAEGYWGGTARPPF; this comes from the coding sequence ATGGATCCTGTAGCAGCACAAGGACGTCCTCTCCCTCCCCCTTTTCTCACTAGAGATCTTCACTTACACCCTCACCACCAATTTCAGCCCCACCACAACCACCAAAACACCGAGGATGAAGCTGCCAATGGCCGCGGCCAGAAGCGGGATCGCGACGAGAACGCCGGTGCTGGAGGTGGCTCCTCCACACCCCCTCACGCCGGCGGAGAAGGCCAGGAACCAGGGTCCGGAGATGGAGGTGGAAGTGAAATGGCGAGAAGGCCGAGAGGAAGACCTGCAGGTTCCAAAAACAAGCCCAAACCACCCATTATCATCACAAGGGACAGTGCCAACGCTCTCCGATCCCATGTTATGGAAATCGCCAACGGCTGCGACATCATGGAGAGCGTCACCGCCTTCGCCAGGCGGCGACAGCGTGGTGTCTGTGTTCTCAGCGGCAGCGGCACCGTCACCAACGTGACCCTCCGGCAGCCAGCTTCCCCTGGTGCCGTTGTGACCCTTCACGGAAGGTTCGAGATTCTATCCCTTTCCGGTTCATTTCTGCCGCCGCCGGCTCCGCCTGCCGCTTCAGGACTAGCCATTTACCTTGCTGGCGGACAGGGACAGGTAGTAGGTGGAAGCGTGGTGGGACCCCTTGTGGCTTCAGGTCCCGTTGTTATCATGGCTGCTTCATTTGGTAATGCTGCTTATGAGAGACTACCCTTAGAGGAAGAGGAAGCTCCGGTACCGGTTCCGGGCACCGGAGGATTAGGGTCGCCGGGAATTGCAGGGACACAGCAACAATCGCAATCGCAGCAGCAGCAACAGCCGCAACAGCTTGTGGGAGATCCTAACAGTTCTTCTCTCTTCCATGGAGTTCCGCAGAATCTTCTCAATTCGGTTCAATTACCTGCTGAGGGTTATTGGGGTGGCACTGCTCGCCCccctttttaa